The following proteins are co-located in the Pseudomonadota bacterium genome:
- a CDS encoding helix-turn-helix transcriptional regulator translates to MAKIKDFSVVREKWLKDYKVKKEYEALRTEFQIAAEIIKARTKANMTQAELADKLGTKATAISRLESPNYGKVSISTLKKIAQTLDCDLKIEFMPKKISRAKG, encoded by the coding sequence ATGGCTAAAATAAAAGACTTTAGCGTTGTAAGAGAGAAATGGCTGAAGGATTACAAGGTCAAGAAGGAATATGAAGCCCTCAGAACAGAGTTCCAAATAGCGGCAGAGATTATAAAGGCGCGAACAAAAGCAAATATGACACAGGCTGAACTTGCGGATAAACTGGGAACCAAAGCGACTGCAATCTCGAGGCTTGAATCGCCAAATTATGGAAAGGTGTCCATTTCGACTCTTAAAAAGATTGCCCAGACCCTCGATTGTGATCTTAAAATAGAGTTTATGCCCAAGAAGATATCGCGAGCGAAGGGATGA
- a CDS encoding MBL fold metallo-hydrolase, translated as MKKEEKGISRRQFIGSSLAIAAGSLLPDKLFAQAKTPSAPQKKTGTRVIMLGTGGGPRPNKKANQAALVIIINNVPYVVDCGGGVSRQLVFADVPLRNLRYIFITHHHSDHNLEYGNLIYNAWASGFKGRIDTYGPPPIERMTKQFLELNAYDINIRIPDEGRSPLAPMVHIHEFSKAGHVMQDDNIKVTATIVNHPPVVPSFAYRFDTPGRSIVFSGDTTPIDSLIKLAQGADVLIHEVIHKQSLARLMARIPNADRLVEHIVASHTTVEDVGEVAKKAGVKTLVLTHFVPSDDPSLTDEMWKEPVKAHFNGEIIVGRDLLEI; from the coding sequence ATGAAAAAAGAAGAGAAAGGCATATCCAGAAGACAATTCATTGGCAGTTCACTTGCAATTGCTGCTGGAAGTCTCCTGCCAGACAAACTATTTGCCCAGGCAAAGACTCCTTCGGCTCCGCAAAAAAAGACAGGGACACGGGTAATTATGCTCGGAACAGGCGGAGGCCCTCGACCTAACAAAAAGGCCAACCAGGCAGCTTTAGTTATCATTATAAATAATGTGCCTTATGTGGTTGACTGTGGAGGCGGTGTAAGCAGGCAGTTAGTATTTGCAGACGTACCCCTTCGAAATCTCCGGTATATCTTCATCACCCATCACCACTCAGACCATAACTTAGAATATGGAAACCTTATATATAATGCCTGGGCAAGCGGCTTCAAAGGCAGGATAGATACATATGGCCCACCACCTATTGAAAGGATGACAAAGCAATTTCTTGAATTGAATGCCTATGATATCAATATCAGGATCCCCGATGAGGGAAGGTCGCCCCTTGCCCCTATGGTCCATATCCATGAATTCAGCAAAGCCGGACATGTGATGCAGGATGACAATATCAAGGTCACGGCAACTATAGTAAACCACCCACCGGTCGTACCTTCCTTTGCATACCGTTTTGATACACCCGGCAGGTCAATCGTTTTTTCCGGCGATACAACACCTATTGATAGCTTGATAAAGCTGGCTCAGGGGGCGGATGTCCTGATCCATGAAGTGATACACAAACAGTCCCTGGCAAGACTCATGGCCCGCATTCCTAACGCTGACAGGTTGGTAGAACATATCGTTGCCAGTCATACGACCGTCGAAGATGTGGGTGAAGTGGCAAAGAAAGCGGGGGTCAAGACGCTTGTGCTAACCCATTTTGTCCCTTCCGATGATCCTTCGTTAACGGATGAAATGTGGAAGGAGCCAGTTAAGGCCCATTTTAATGGAGAGATTATCGTAGGCAGAGACCTTCTGGAAATATAA